One genomic region from Campylobacter concisus encodes:
- a CDS encoding heat shock protein transcriptional repressor HspR, whose product MQNYEEPLFLISVVAKVLSIHPQTLRQYEREGLVEPSRTDGKMRLYSQKDVDRVKTILNLTRELGVNLAGVDVILQLKEKIDDLESTIDELNKKLHEATSQTSTKRSLVKRKSSFDLVFYEGKK is encoded by the coding sequence ATGCAAAATTATGAAGAACCACTTTTTTTAATAAGCGTTGTAGCAAAGGTTTTAAGCATACATCCACAAACTTTAAGGCAGTACGAAAGAGAGGGGCTAGTAGAGCCATCAAGAACAGATGGCAAGATGAGGCTCTACTCACAAAAAGACGTTGATCGCGTCAAAACGATACTAAATTTAACCAGAGAACTTGGTGTAAATTTAGCAGGCGTTGATGTGATACTTCAGCTAAAAGAGAAAATTGACGATTTAGAATCGACTATTGATGAGTTAAATAAAAAATTACACGAAGCTACCAGTCAAACTAGCACCAAAAGATCGCTTGTGAAGAGAAAAAGTAGCTTTGATCTTGTATTTTACGAAGGCAAAAAATAA
- a CDS encoding DnaJ family protein: MSESLYETLGVSKGASSDEIKKAYRKLARKYHPDINKDPGAEDKFKEINAAYEILSDDKKRAQYDQYGDTMFGGQNFHDFASSSADMGDLNEILKNIFSGGFGGGGAKFSSGFGSNFGGFDGFSSGGFGFGGADLDVNAKISIPFDVAVTGGEHKINFNGESIKIKIPSGIEGGEKLRVKGKGKSAGGQKGDLILAISVEPSDEYERVGDDLYKDIEIPLKTMLFGGKVDVHTYKKDVTIKIAENSKTGTKIRLKGYGVQNRKSGIYGDLYLKARVKLPNISELDEGLVKELKEKLPE, from the coding sequence ATGAGTGAAAGCTTATATGAGACTTTAGGGGTTTCAAAGGGTGCCTCAAGCGACGAGATAAAAAAAGCTTATAGAAAACTTGCAAGAAAATACCATCCAGACATCAATAAAGACCCTGGAGCAGAAGATAAATTTAAAGAGATAAATGCCGCTTATGAAATTTTAAGCGACGATAAAAAACGAGCTCAATACGACCAGTACGGCGATACTATGTTTGGTGGTCAAAATTTCCACGACTTTGCTAGTAGCTCAGCCGATATGGGCGATCTAAATGAAATTTTAAAGAATATCTTCTCAGGTGGCTTTGGCGGCGGTGGAGCTAAATTTAGCAGTGGATTTGGTAGTAATTTTGGAGGCTTTGACGGATTTAGTAGTGGTGGATTTGGCTTTGGCGGAGCTGATTTAGACGTAAATGCAAAAATTTCTATACCATTTGACGTAGCTGTAACTGGCGGCGAACATAAGATAAATTTTAATGGCGAAAGCATTAAGATAAAAATTCCAAGTGGCATAGAAGGCGGCGAGAAGCTTCGCGTAAAAGGCAAAGGCAAGAGTGCTGGTGGTCAAAAAGGCGATCTTATACTTGCTATTAGCGTTGAGCCAAGCGACGAATATGAAAGAGTCGGAGACGATCTTTATAAAGATATAGAAATTCCACTAAAAACTATGCTTTTTGGCGGAAAAGTCGATGTGCATACTTACAAAAAAGATGTCACCATTAAAATAGCCGAAAACTCAAAAACAGGCACAAAGATCCGTTTAAAAGGATATGGCGTGCAAAATAGAAAGAGCGGAATTTATGGCGATCTTTACTTAAAAGCCAGAGTAAAACTTCCAAATATTAGTGAGCTTGATGAAGGCTTAGTAAAAGAGTTAAAAGAAAAATTACCGGAGTAA